The following proteins are co-located in the Triticum aestivum cultivar Chinese Spring chromosome 1A, IWGSC CS RefSeq v2.1, whole genome shotgun sequence genome:
- the LOC123061245 gene encoding bisdemethoxycurcumin synthase-like, which translates to MATLLSTVREIRRSQRAEGAAAVLAIGTANPANCVSQEEYPDYYFRVTKSQHLTDLKQKFKAMCQMTPTDKRYFHHTEELLDAHPDFLCRGKPSLDARLAIAAVAAPELAASAAAKAIAEWGRPATDITHLVVSTNSGAHSPGVDLRLACLLGIRASVRRTMLYLNGCSAGAASLRLAKDLAENNCGARVLVVCVELTIVSFRGPEEADAHPHTLISQAFFGDGAGAVIIGADAMHPVERPIFKMVSASQTMIAGTDRVLTMQLTEAGLDGHIFTKELVPIAAKHIDQCLTDAFQPLGVMSDGANLWNDLFFVVHPGIRGILDHIEGALQLESGKLAASRTVLREYGNMLGAIVIFVLDEQRRRMEEDRGVRGEWGVMMGFGPGFTIETMVLHAVASNPHNKN; encoded by the exons ATGGCCACCTTACTGTCCACGGTGCGGGAGATCCGTCGTTCGCAGCgtgcggagggggcggcggccgtCCTCGCCATCGGCACAGCTAACCCGGCCAACTGCGTGTCCCAGGAGGAGTACCCGGATTACTATTTCCGGGTCACCAAGAGCCAGCACCTCACCGACctcaagcaaaaattcaaggccatGT GCCAGATGACACCAACGGACAAGCGTTACTTCCACCACACGGAGGAGCTCCTGGACGCCCACCCCGACTTCCTCTGCCGTGGCAAGCCGTCCCTGGACGCCCGCCTAGCCATCGCGGCTGTCGCTGCGCCAGAGCTTGCGGCGTCAGCTGCAGCCAAAGCCATAGCCGAGTGGGGCCGTCCGGCCACCGACATCACCCACCTCGTCGTCAGCACCAACTCAGGCGCGCACTCCCCTGGCGTCGACCTCCGCCTGGCCTGTCTGCTCGGCATCCGCGCCTCCGTACGACGGACCATGCTCTACCTCAACGGCTGCTCCGCAGGTGCCGCCTCGCTGCGCCTTGCCAAGGACCTGGCAGAGAACAACTGTGGTGCGCGTGTGCTGGTGGTCTGCGTCGAGCTCACCATCGTCTCCTTCCGTGGCCCAGAGGAGGCAGATGCCCACCCACACACTCTCATCAGCCAGGCGTTCTTCGGAGACGGTGCTGGCGCGGTCATCATCGGCGCCGACGCCATGCACCCCGTCGAGCGCCCAATCTTCAAGATGGTGTCCGCCTCGCAGACCATGATAGCGGGGACCGACCGTGTGCTCACCATGCAGCTGACAGAGGCCGGCCTCGATGGCCACATCTTCACGAAGGAGCTGGTTCCTATAGCGGCGAAACACATCGACCAGTGTCTCACAGATGCGTTCCAACCGCTTGGAGTAATGAGCGACGGCGCCAACCTCTGGAATGATCTCTTCTTTGTGGTGCACCCCGGCATCCGAGGAATACTGGATCACATCGAGGGGGCACTCCAGCTGGAGTCGGGGAAGCTCGCGGCAAGTCGGACGGTGCTCAGAGAGTATGGGAACATGCTCGGCGCCATTGTGATCTTCGTGCTCGATGAGCAACGGCGCCGGATGGAGGAGGACAGAGGGGTGAGGGGTGAGTGGGGTGTGATGATGGGATTTGGACCTGGGTTCACAATTGAGACGATGGTGCTGCATGCAGTGGCCAGCAACCCGCACAACAAAAATTGA